One stretch of Armigeres subalbatus isolate Guangzhou_Male chromosome 2, GZ_Asu_2, whole genome shotgun sequence DNA includes these proteins:
- the LOC134218535 gene encoding LOW QUALITY PROTEIN: vigilin-like (The sequence of the model RefSeq protein was modified relative to this genomic sequence to represent the inferred CDS: inserted 1 base in 1 codon) translates to MEDSTVVDQQPTNSAYENNIASAPAPTPCYDDLFPALPESAPPRFNNPTLSPATQNMRVGSSVVTQVFIVPSGERKYDSDKFGEGESLRTCQNIMKETNAHIEISSGKDQSLTFLVTGKPNEVIEARRKILVHFQTQASKSISIPREHHRWILGKKGDRLRELEKITATKIVVPRINDESDMITISGTKEGIEKAEHEIRTTSDEQSRKAFERVNIPKIYHPFIMGAHNENVSKMMEETGSKINIPPPSVQKDEIIITGEKEGVLQAKTRIEAICKEMEKKCTSVGVEVPRAQHKYIVGPKGSTIQEILAMTGVSVEMPASDSPNDTITLRGPQDKLGNALSVVYQKANSVRTTTLECPQWIHKYIIGREGGHIKEFTAQYPNVHVEFNEDRIKIEGPPDQVEASSEALEKMVKDYTGRLTFTEMVVDPIYCKHIIGKNGANINRMKEEYEVLINIDEKDLKPIRIEGPAVGVEKAKQELLEXIAKLENEKEESIVIDHRLFKTIIGAKGETIREIRDKHNQVQIIFPGATDKSDIVKIRGPREDVDRCHKYLTKYVKELQKNSFVMEVPIFKQFHKYIIGKGGANIKKIRDETQTKIDLPAEGDKNEVIVITGKKENVKEARDRIQKIQEELANIITEEIQIPPKYYNSLIGSGGKLISSIMEECGGVSIKFPSPESKSDKVAIRGPKEDVERAKLQLVELTNEKELSSYTAEVRAKPQHHKFLIGKNGASIKKIRDQTGARIIFPGPNDEDKEAITIIGKKEGVDEAKAQLESIIKNIDNIVEDEINVEQRHHKHFVARRGEVLHRISEEYGGVMISFPRSGVDSDRVTLKGAKECIEAAKARIQEIVEELEQMVTIECIIPARHHRIVMGKGGSKVQGITSEFDVNIKFPERDAPEAYVEGQQNGDVNGVEPIKTTDIIKISGRNEKCEKAKQALLALVPITEEITVAFDLHRSLIGQKGRDVKELMNTYDVHIELSPQDQRLDIIKVTGARANIEDAKVAIAKRIEELEADRKDRELRSFEVKVEIDPEYHPKIIGRRGAVVNKIRATHGVQISFPKQDDPQNNIITIQGYETNAHAAKDEILGIVNELNSMYREEVNIDERVHRRFIGFKGHRVREIKEMFKVEISFPRPEDKDQSLIVIAGNNQDNVEACRDHLLNLEEEFLQDVVTSAPPQQTTFTQFLEDSMSNRETPKQGFVVQGAPWERKTPNTQSQEDFPDFGFGPTPAEQAPQAPIASAWNARR, encoded by the exons TTGTTGACCAGCAGCCCACCAACTCCGCGTACGAGAATAACATTGCCTCGGCGCCGGCCCCGACCCCGTGCTACGATGATCTGTTCCCGGCCCTGCCGGAAAGCGCTCCGCCGCGCTTCAACAATCCGACCCTGTCGCCCGCTACGCAGAACATGCGCGTCGGCAGCTCGGTCGTGACGCAGGTCTTCATCGTGCCGTCCGGCGAGCGCAAGTACGACTCGGACAAGTTTGGCGAAGGCGAATCGTTGCGCACCTGCCAGAACATCATGAAGGAAACCAACGCCCACATCGAGATCTCGAGTGGCAAGGACCAATCGTTGACCTTCCTGGTGACTGGCAAGCCGAACGAGGTGATCGAGGCCCGCCGCAAGATTTTGGTGCACTTCCAAACCCAGGCGAGCAAGTCGATCAGCATCCCGCGGGAGCACCACCGCTGGATCCTCGGCAAGAAGGGCGATCGGCTGCGCGAGCTGGAGAAGATCACCGCTACCAAGATTGTCGTGCCGCGCATCAACGATGAGTCGGACATGATCACCATCTCCGGTACCAAGGAGGGCATCGAGAAGGCCGAACATGAGATCCGCACCACGTCCGATGAGCAGTCGCGCAAGGCCTTCGAGCGGGTTAACATCCCCAAGATTTACCATCCGTTTATTATGGGAGCCCACAACGAAAATGTCAGCAAGATGATGGAGGAAACCGGATCGAAGATCAACATTCCGCCGCCGTCGGTTCAGAAGGATGAGATCATCATCACCGGCGAGAAGGAAGGTGTACTCCAAGCGAAGACACGCATCGAAGCCATCTGTAAGGAGATGGAAAAGAAGTGTACCAGTGTAGGCGTTGAGGTTCCTCGGGCCCAGCACAAGTACATCGTTGGTCCGAAGGGCTCCACCATTCAGGAAATCTTGGCGATGACCGGCGTATCTGTTGAGATGCCGGCTAGTGACTCTCCCAACGATACCATCACTCTGCGCGGCCCCCAGGACAAGCTCGGAAATGCTTTGAGCGTTGTGTACCAGAAAGCGAACTCCGTGCGTACAACTACGCTTGAGTGTCCCCAGTGGATTCACAAGTATATTATTGGACGCGAGGGTGGCCATATTAAGGAATTCACTGCTCAGTATCCCAACGTACATGTGGAGTTCAACGAAGACAGGATCAAGATCGAAGGCCCGCCGGATCAGGTGGAAGCTTCTTCGGAAGCGCTGGAGAAAATGGTCAAGGATTACACTGGGCGTCTAACCTTTACCGAAATGGTGGTTGATCCGATCTACTGCAAGCACATCATCGGTAAGAACGGAGCCAACATCAACCGTATGAAGGAGGAATACGAGGTCTTGATCAACATTGACGAGAAGGACTTGAAACCGATCCGCATCGAAGGACCGGCCGTCGGTGTTGAAAAGGCTAAGCAGGAGCTGCTTG AGATAGCGAAACTGGAAAATGAAAAGGAAGAGTCGATCGTTATCGATCATCGTCTGTTCAAGACGATCATCGGTGCGAAAGGCGAAACGATTCGGGAAATCCGTGACAAGCATAACCAGGTGCAGATTATCTTCCCCGGAGCAACCGACAAGTCGGATATTGTTAAGATCCGTGGCCCACGTGAAGATGTTGACAGGTGCCACAAGTATCTGACCAAGTACGTTAAGGAACTGCAGAAGAACTCCTTCGTGATGGAAGTCCCTATCTTCAAGCAATTCCATAAGTACATCATTGGCAAGGGTGGAGCCAACATCAAGAAGATTCGTGATGAAACCCAAACGAAAATCGATCTTCCAGCAGAGGGTGACAAGAACGAAGTGATTGTCATCACTGGCAAGAAGGAAAACGTTAAGGAAGCTCGCGATCGTATTCAGAAGATTCAGGAAGAACTAGCGAACATCATCACCGAGGAGATCCAGATCCCACCCAAGTACTATAATTCGTTGATCGGATCCGGTGGCAAACTGATTTCTTCCATCATGGAGGAATGCGGTGGAGTTTCAATCAAGTTCCCCAGTCCGGAATCGAAAAGCGATAAGGTGGCCATCCGTGGTCCTAAGGAGGATGTCGAACGGGCTAAACTTCAGCTGGTCGAGCTGACCAACGAGAAGGAACTCTCTTCCTACACTGCCGAGGTTCGTGCAAAACCGCAGCACCACAAGTTCCTCATTGGCAAGAACGGCGCTTCCATCAAGAAGATCCGCGATCAAACAGGTGCTCGCATCATCTTCCCGG GTCCCAACGACGAGGATAAGGAGGCCATCACCATCATCGGGAAAAAGGAGGGTGTTGATGAGGCCAAGGCCCAGCTGGAGTCGATCATCAAAAATATCGACAACATTGTTGAGGATGAGATTAACGTGGAGCAGAGGCACCACAAGCATTTCGTGGCTCGCCGTGGCGAGGTGCTGCACCGTATTTCGGAGGAATATGGTGGCGTGATGATTTCTTTCCCCCGCTCGGGTGTGGACAGTGACCGGGTGACGCTCAAGGGTGCCAAGGAGTGCATTGAGGCCGCTAAGGCTCGCATTCAGGAGATCGTCGAGGAATTGGAGCAGATGGTTACGATCGAGTGCATCATTCCGGCTCGCCATCACCGCATCGTTATGGGCAAGGGTGGTTCCAAGGTGCAAGGAATTACGTCGGAGTTTGATGTGAACATTAAGTTCCCGGAACGAGACGCGCCGGAAGCGTACGTTGAAGGGCAACAGAATGGCGATGTTAATGGAGTGGAACCCATCAAGACCACCGACATCATTAAAATCAGTGGTCGCAATGAGAAATGCGAAAAGGCGAAGCAAGCTCTGCTGGCCTTGGTtccaattaccgaggaaattACTGTTGCATTTGATCTGCACAGATCTTTGATTGGTCAGAAGGGTCGTGACGTTAAGGAACTAATGAATACGTACGATGTTCATATTGAATTATCTCCTCAGGACCAGAGGCTGGACATTATCAAGGTTACTGGTGCCAGAGCTAATATCGAAGATGCCAAGGTGGCAATTGCTAAGAGAATTGAAGAGCTCGAAGCAGACCGTAAGGATCGTGAGCTGCGCTCATTTgaagttaaggtcgaaatagatCCTGAGTACCATCCGAAGATCATCGGTCGTCGTGGCGCCGTTGTCAATAAGATCCGTGCTACCCACGGTGTGCAGATTTCCTTCCCGAAGCAAGATGATCCTCAGAACAACATTATCACCATCCAAGGTTATGAGACTAATGCCCATGCTGCCAAGGATGAGATCTTGGGAATTGTCAACGAGCTTAACTCGATGTATCGCGAGGAAGTGAACATTGACGAACGCGTGCATCGTCGTTTCATTGGATTCAAGGGACATCGTGTCCGTGAGATCAAGGAAATGTTCAAGGTTGAAATCAGTTTCCCCCGTCCGGAGGACAAGGATCAGTCACTCATTGTCATTGCTGGCAACAACCAAGACAATGTTGAAGCTTGCCGCGATCATCTGCTCAACttggaggaggaattccttcaggatgttGTTACCTCTGCACCACCGCAGCAGACCACTTTCACCCAGTTCCTGGAGGACTCAATGAGTAACCGCGAGACCCCCAAGCAGGGCTTCGTAGTGCAGGGCGCTCCATGGGAACGCAAAACTCCTAACACTCAATCGCAGGAGGACTTCCCAGATTTCGGTTTTGGACCAACTCCAGCTGAGCAAGCCCCACAGGCTCCGATCGCTTCGGCCTGGAATGCGCGCCGCTAA